Within the Mustela lutreola isolate mMusLut2 chromosome 2, mMusLut2.pri, whole genome shotgun sequence genome, the region GCTGGCGATAAGAAGCATTAGCTGACATTACTGAGAACACTACAGTAGCAGCTCTATGTAGAGACTGTAACATTTTACTCTAAGTGTCTGGAAACTCAACAAGTTGGTCTACAGAAGGCTGATCTATAGGTTGGCCTGTAACAAGAAGACTGGCAGCTCCTAGAAGCCAAGTTGGTTGGATCCCAGAATCTGGATCCATAGCCCAGTGAAGGGAAGCCACAGACTCCATAACTCATGGATCTGGAGCCCTGGGATCCACAAGCCAGTGAGTAGCAGCTTCTAGATCCATAGCTCAGGGAATGGCAGCTGCTGGACCCAATGCCCACAGACCCAGAGCAAGTCGTCTGGCAGGGATTGCAGAGTGTGGAGGTCCTCGGACTGTTGCAGGATGTCTGGCAAGGAATGGACACCATGCAGGATGTCTGGCAGCTGGTGGGCTCACAGCAGTTCTCCTGACAGCCACTAGCAGGGGAGGAACTCAGCTGACAGGTGCTGGGAGAGCAGGAGTCAGTGCGGTAGACCAGGTTGCTGGGGCAAGAAGAGCCACAGGAGGAGTTTGCATAGCGCATGTACCCCccaaaggagctggaggagaCATTTCCAGAGCAGCAGCTGTAGGACATGTTGGCAGGAGATGTAAGTTCAGCTGAGTGACCGTGAGGAGATGCTCTGAGTTTCAATGCCATAGTCTGGACTCCAGGTTATATATACTCTTAGAAATGGGTGTGTCATCGTCCAGATGCTCCCTCCTCCTCGCTCGTCACTTTATGCGAGAATGCCTCACTAGGTTATTGCCTAACTCTAATTTATCACATCTTCACATAGTTAATTGTGCTTCAATCATTCTAATACACCTCGGAAGAAGCTACTCAGTTTCTTTCCCAAGGA harbors:
- the LOC131825985 gene encoding keratin-associated protein 13-2-like; its protein translation is MSYSCCSGNVSSSSFGGYMRYANSSCGSSCPSNLVYRTDSCSPSTCQLSSSPASGCQENCCEPTSCQTSCMVSIPCQTSCNSPRTSTLCNPCQTTCSGSVGIGSSSCHSLSYGSRSCYSLACGSQGSRSMSYGVCGFPSLGYGSRFWDPTNLASRSCQSSCYRPTYRSAFCRPTC